A single region of the Parasphingorhabdus litoris DSM 22379 genome encodes:
- a CDS encoding F0F1 ATP synthase subunit delta, translated as MENSSGIRASLAGRYATALFALATENKAIETVEASLASLGNAMGESDDLKALISSPVLSRADAGKAIAGIAKEMKLDDLTTNVLGVLAANRRLDQIPAVIRAFSTLASSHRGEITAEVTSAHPLDDAQVDALKAQLKKRVGSDVSVSTSVDPSILGGLVVKIGSQMIDNSIKTRLNTLSQAMKG; from the coding sequence GGCGTTACGCCACTGCGCTGTTCGCTTTGGCCACCGAAAATAAAGCCATCGAAACTGTCGAGGCAAGTCTTGCTTCACTCGGCAATGCGATGGGCGAATCGGACGACCTGAAAGCGCTGATCAGCAGCCCGGTTCTGTCTCGTGCCGACGCTGGTAAGGCCATTGCCGGTATCGCCAAGGAAATGAAGCTCGACGATCTGACCACCAACGTGCTTGGTGTTCTCGCGGCCAATCGCCGTCTCGACCAGATACCGGCGGTCATTCGCGCCTTCTCCACTTTGGCTTCCAGCCATCGCGGAGAAATTACCGCTGAAGTGACCTCCGCTCATCCGCTGGATGATGCTCAAGTTGATGCGCTCAAGGCGCAGCTCAAGAAACGTGTGGGAAGCGATGTTTCGGTTTCCACCTCTGTCGATCCGTCCATATTGGGCGGTCTGGTCGTTAAAATCGGCAGCCAGATGATCGATAACTCAATTAAAACCCGTTTGAACACGCTATCTCAGGCCATGAAGGGCTAA